A window of Cydia pomonella isolate Wapato2018A chromosome 22, ilCydPomo1, whole genome shotgun sequence contains these coding sequences:
- the LOC133530221 gene encoding putative serine protease K12H4.7, which translates to MHYLCMITLLISSATAFTNNLNHLLLNLDLPQTNMTSADEKWIEQPLDHFDPKEKRTLKMRYFENLQFWQPNAPIIVFIGGEGKVDPMWIGDYDVFLTVKMAKETHGALFATEHRYYGKSLPDIPKDNTIEYYKFLSSHQALEDLASLIKMLKSNSKYKSSKVVVVGGSYAGNLAVWMKKLYPELVDAALSSSAPVLAKKDFKEYFDTVRYTFGKYGNYGCLDKIKKNFKVDEDLLKTPEGREELKKKYNICPEVDMAVLENQQLFFSWFEYLDLKVNSQYGLPYIVKGWCRQKRHKQREVKPIWRNGCNDVDFKHYDWTQGPYAAWIYQTCTEFGYEQTTSSEKQPFVHWNPLEFLLKSCKGFVKGDIEKTIDEGVARTNKRYGGLTPNVTKVVFTHGDMDPWHTLGVLQDLGPDAPVIMTNGTSHCGVLVMLPGEPVEMKKNRKHVIELIMKWISQ; encoded by the coding sequence ATGCATTACTTGTGTATGATCACTTTGCTGATTTCTTCAGCAACGgcatttacaaataatttaaaccaCCTGTTGCTAAATTTAGACCTACCTCAGACGAATATGACTTCAGCCGATGAGAAATGGATTGAACAACCGCTAGATCACTTCGatccaaaagaaaaaagaacACTCAAAATGAGGTACTTCGAGAATCTACAATTCTGGCAGCCGAATGCACCAATCATCGTGTTCATTGGCGGCGAAGGGAAAGTAGATCCGATGTGGATAGGAGACTATGACGTCTTTTTGACAGTTAAAATGGCGAAAGAAACGCATGGTGCTCTGTTTGCAACAGAACATAGATATTACGGTAAGAGTTTGCCAGATATTCCGAAAGATAATACAATTGAATACTATAAGTTTCTGAGCTCCCATCAAGCGCTGGAAGATTTGGCAAGTTTAATTAAAATGCTGAAATCGAACTCTAAGTACAAGTCATCAAAGGTGGTGGTGGTGGGTGGATCGTATGCGGGAAATCTTGCGGTTTGGATGAAGAAACTGTATCCTGAGCTGGTGGACGCAGCCCTCTCCAGCAGTGCTCCTGTCCTAGCCAAAAAAGACTTTAAAGAATACTTTGACACTGTTCGTTACACGTTCGGTAAATATGGGAATTATGGCTGcctggataaaataaaaaagaacttTAAAGTTGATGAAGATTTATTGAAAACTCCAGAAGGAAGAGAAGaactgaagaaaaaatataatatatgccCAGAAGTGGATATGGCGGTATTAGAAAATCAACAATTGTTCTTTTCGTGGTTTGAGTACTTAGATTTGAAGGTAAATTCGCAATATGGTTTGCCTTATATTGTTAAGGGCTGGTGCAGACAAAAGAGACATAAACAGCGTGAAGTCAAACCTATTTGGCGGAATGGTTGTAATGACGTTGACTTTAAACATTATGATTGGACTCAAGGACCGTACGCTGCATGGATATATCAAACTTGCACAGAATTCGGCTATGAGCAAACTACATCGTCAGAGAAACAACCTTTTGTACACTGGAATCCACTAGAGTTTTTGCTAAAGTCCTGTAAAGGTTTTGTTAAAGGAGATATTGAAAAGACAATAGACGAAGGGGTAGCCAGGACAAACAAAAGATACGGAGGGTTGACGCCAAATGTAACCAAGGTAGTGTTCACTCATGGTGATATGGATCCTTGGCACACTCTTGGAGTGCTTCAAGACTTGGGGCCTGACGCGCCGGTCATAATGACTAACGGGACCTCACATTGCGGGGTCCTGGTAATGTTGCCTGGTGAACCAgtagaaatgaaaaaaaatcgaaaacacGTGATAGAGCTTATCATGAAATGGATTTCCCAATAA
- the LOC133530138 gene encoding putative serine protease K12H4.7, giving the protein MHYLCMITLLIASATAFTNNLNRLLLDFDLSQTDLSEVDEKWIEQPLDHFDSKEKRTFKMRYFENLQFWQPNAPIIVFIGGESEQDPRWVSNHDIFLTVKMAKETHGALFATEHRYYGKSKPDISQDNTIEYYKFLSSHQALEDLASLIKMLKSNSKYKSSKVVVVGGSYSGSLAAWMRELHPELVDAALSSSAPVLAKKDFQEYLDTVRYTFGKYGSDGCLDKIKNYFKVDEDLLKTPEGREELKKKYNICPEVDMAVLENQQFFFYWFEYTNLKLISQYGLPQNVKAWCGQKRQYQLEIKPIWQGGCNNLDFKSYDWTKQNFAEWIYQTCTEFGYEQTTSSEKQPFVHWNPLEFLLKFCKGFVNGDIEKTIDEGVARTNKRYGGLTPNVTKVVFTHGDMDPWHPLGVLQDLGPDAPVIMTNGTSHCGVLGVKRGEPEEMKKDRKHVTELIIKWISQ; this is encoded by the coding sequence ATGCACTATTTGTGCATGATCACTTTGCTGATTGCTTCTGCAACGgcatttacaaataatttaaatcgTCTTTTGCTAGACTTTGATCTGTCTCAGACGGATTTGAGTGAAGTCGATGAGAAATGGATTGAACAACCGCTTGATCACTTTGATTCAAAGGAAAAAAGAACATTCAAAATGAGGTACTTTGAAAATCTACAGTTCTGGCAGCCGAATGCACCAATCATCGTATTCATTGGAGGTGAATCGGAACAAGATCCGAGGTGGGTATCAAACCATGACATATTTTTGACAGTTAAAATGGCGAAAGAAACGCATGGTGCTCTGTTTGCTACAGAACATAGATATTACGGTAAGAGTAAGCCAGATATTTCACAAGATAATACAATTGAATACTATAAGTTTCTGAGCTCCCATCAAGCGCTGGAAGATTTggcaagtttaataaaaatgctgaAATCGAACTCTAAGTACAAGTCATCGAAGGTGGTGGTGGTGGGCGGATCATATTCGGGAAGTCTAGCGGCTTGGATGAGGGAACTGCATCCTGAGCTGGTGGACGCAGCCCTCTCCAGCAGTGCTCCTGTCCTTGCCAAAAAAGACTTCCAAGAATACCTAGACACTGTGCGTTACACATTTGGTAAATACGGGTCTGATGGCTGCCTggataaaatcaaaaattactTTAAAGTAGATGAAGATTTATTAAAAACTCCAGAAGGAAGAGAAGaactgaagaaaaaatataatatatgccCAGAAGTCGATATGGCGGTATTAGAAAATCaacaatttttcttttattggtTTGAGTACACTAATTTGAAGCTAATTTCACAATATGGTTTGCCTCAAAATGTTAAGGCCTGGTGCGGACAAAAGAGACAATACCAGCTTGAAATTAAGCCTATTTGGCAGGGTGGCTGTAATAATCTTGACTTTAAATCTTATGATTGGACTAAACAAAACTTCGCTGAGTGGATATATCAAACTTGCACAGAATTCGGCTATGAGCAAACTACATCGTCAGAGAAACAACCTTTTGTACACTGGAATCCACTAGAGTTCTTGCTAAAGTTCTGTAAAGGTTTTGTTAATGGAGATATTGAAAAGACAATAGACGAAGGGGTAGCTAGGACAAACAAAAGATACGGAGGGTTGACGCCAAATGTAACCAAGGTAGTATTCACTCATGGTGACATGGATCCTTGGCACCCTCTTGGAGTGCTTCAAGACTTAGGACCTGATGCTCCGGTAATAATGACAAACGGTACATCACATTGCGGGGTGCTGGGTGTTAAACGTGGTGAACCAGAAGAAATGAAAAAAGATCGAAAACACGTGACAGAGCTTATCATCAAATGGATTTCCCAATAA